A DNA window from Coffea arabica cultivar ET-39 chromosome 6c, Coffea Arabica ET-39 HiFi, whole genome shotgun sequence contains the following coding sequences:
- the LOC113692637 gene encoding probable pre-mRNA-splicing factor ATP-dependent RNA helicase DEAH5 produces MGDGPGLKELEYLSLVSKVCSELETHLGVGEKVLAEFITEIGRNCENVDEFDAKLKENGAEMPDYFVRTLLTIIHAILPPKPKSEKEPKVEEKKSGYSALKIADSREKVKELEREIQLEARSKQREEEEKEEDRYRDRRERDRDRDRGRRRERERDGDRDRDRDRGRDRDRDRDRGRDRDRDRKRERDDGYDNDETRKRHMQSRHERSGRDGYDREDIDNNERRERNNGRHMGDEPELYQVYKGRVSRVMESGCFVQLNEFRGKEGLVHVSQMATRRITNAKDVVKRDQEVYVKVISMNGQKLSLSMRDVDQNSGKDLLPLKKSGEDDGLRANPNSNGGPVTKTGLSGIKINEEDDSMPSRRPLKRMSSPERWEAKQLIASGVLGVKEYPMYDDEGDGLMYQEEGAEEELEIELNEDEPAFLQGQSRYSIDMSPVKIFKNPEGSLSRAAALQSALIKERREVREQQQRTMLDSIPKDLNRPWEDPMPETGERHLAQELRGVGLSAYDMPEWKKDAYGKALTFGQRSKLSIQEQRQSLPIYKLKKELIQAVHDNQVLVVIGETGSGKTTQVTQYLAEAGYTTKGKIGCTQPRRVAAMSVAKRVAEEFGCRLGEEVGYAIRFEDCTGPDTVIKYMTDGMLLREILVDENLSQYSVVMLDEAHERTIHTDVLFGLLKQLVKRRPDLRLIVTSATLDAEKFSGYFFNCNIFTIPGRTFPVEILYTKQPESDYLDASLITVLQIHLTEPEGDILLFLTGQEEIDYACQCLYERMKGLGKNVPELIILPVYSALPSEMQSRIFEPAPLGKRKVVVATNIAEASLTIDGIFYVIDPGFAKQNVYNPKQGLDSLVITPISQASAKQRAGRAGRTGPGKCYRLYTESAFHNEMPPTTIPEIQRINLGTTTLNMKAMGINDLLSFDFMDPPSPQALISAMEQLYSLGALDEEGLLTKLGRKMAEFPLDPPLCKMLLASVDLGCSDEILTIIAMIQTGNIFYRPREKQAQADQKRAKFFQPEGDHLTLLAVYEAWKAKNFSGPWCFENFVQSRSLRRAQDVRKQLLSIMDKYKLDVVSAGKNFTKIRKAITAGFFFHAARKDPQEGYRTLVENQPVYIHPSSALFQRQPDWVIYHELVMTTKEYMREVTVIDPKWLVELAPRFFKVSDPTKMSKRKRQERIEPLYDRYHEPNSWRLSKRRA; encoded by the exons ATGGGGGACGGCCCTGGGCTGAAGGAATTAGAGTATCTCTCGCTCGTCTCTAAGGTATGTTCAGAACTCGAGACTCATTTAGGTGTTGGGGAGAAGGTTTTAGCTGAATTTATTACCGAAATTGGTAGAAATTGTGAGAATGTGGATGAGTTTGATGCTAAGCTTAAAGAGAATGGTGCTGAGATGCCCGATTATTTTGTCCGGACTCTGCTGACCATTATTCATGCTATTTTGCCTCCCAAACCTAAGTCCGAGAAGGAACCTAAGGTTGAGGAAAAGAAATCAGGGTATTCAGCTTTGAAGATTGCAGATAGTAGAGAGAAAGTGAAGGAATTGGAGCGGGAGATTCAGTTGGAAGCTAGGAGTAAGCAGCGagaggaagaagagaaagaagaagatagATACAGGGATAGACGAGAAAGGGACCGGGACAGAGATAGGGGCAGGAGGAGGGAAAGAGAAAGGGATGGAGACAGAGATAGAGATAGAGATAGGGGCAGGGATAGAGATAGAGATCGAGATAGAGGTAGGGACAGGGATAGGGATAGGAAGAGAGAAAGGGATGATGGCTACGATAATGATGAAACTAGGAAAAGGCACATGcagagtcgacatgagaggagCGGGAGAGATGGCTATGACCGTGAAGATATTGATAACAATGAAAGAAGGGAGAGGAACAATGGTAGGCATATGGGAGATGAGCCAGAATTATATCAGGTGTATAAGGGGAGGGTGTCGAGGGTGATGGAATCAGGTTGTTTCGTTCAGCTGAATGAGTTTAGAGGGAAGGAGGGATTGGTCCACGTTTCCCAGATGGCAACTAGGAGGATAACTAATGCCAAGGATGTTGTAAAGAGGGATCAGGAAGTTTATGTGAAGGTGATTTCCATGAATGGGCAGAAGTTGAGTTTGTCAATGAGGGATGTTGATCAAAATTCTGGCAAGGATTTGTTGCCATTGAAGAAGAGTGGTGAAGATGATGGTTTGAGAGCAAATCCAAATAGTAATGGGGGTCCTGTGACTAAAACAGGGCTTTCAGGGATTAAAATCAATGAAGAAGATGATTCTATGCCTTCAAGGAGGCCGTTGAAGAGAATGAGTTCACCTGAGAGATGGGAGGCGAAACAACTCATCGCTTCCGGGGTTTTGGGTGTTAAAGAATATCCCATGTATGATGATGAAGGAGATGGTTTGATGTATCAGGAGGAAGGTGCCGAGGAGGAGCTAGAAATTGAGCTGAACGAAGATGAGCCAGCTTTCTTACAAGGCCAGAGTCGCTACTCCATAGACATGTCTCCTGTTAAGATCTTTAAGAATCCTGAGGGCTCATTGAGTCGTGCTGCTGCACTTCAGTCTGCTTTAATAAAAGAGAGAAGAGAAGTAAGGGAGCAGCAGCAGAGGACAATGCTggattcaattccaaaagatTTGAATCGACCATGGGAAGACCCAATGCCTGAGACAGGCGAGAGGCATTTGGCACAAGAGTTGAGGGGTGTTGGATTGTCAGCATATGACATGCCAGAATGGAAAAAGGATGCCTATGGAAAAGCTCTTACTTTTGGGCAAAGATCCAAGCTTTCTATTCAGGAGCAAAGGCAGAGCCTGCCCATTTATAAGCTAAAGAAAGAGTTAATACAGGCTGTCCATGATAATCAGGTTTTGGTTGTGATTGGTGAGACAGGCTCAGGCAAAACGACTCAGGTTACGCAGTATTTAGCTGAGGCTGGATATACTACCAAGGGTAAAATTGGATGCACTCAGCCTCGGAGGGTGGCTGCCATGTCTGTGGCTAAGAGGGTCGCTGAGGAGTTCGGTTGCCGTTTGGGTGAAGAGGTGGGGTATGCTATCCGTTTTGAGGATTGCACTGGACCTGACACTGTCATCAAGTATATGACTGATGGCATGTTGCTGAGGGAGATTCTGGTTGATGAGAATTTGTCTCAATATTCTGTGGTCATGCTGGATGAAGCTCATGAGAGGACAATTCATACTGATGTGCTTTTTGGGCTGCTTAAGCAACTTGTGAAACGGAGACCTGACCTTCGTTTGATTGTCACGTCTGCCACACTGGATGCTGAGAAATTCTCGGGTTATTTCTTCAACTGTAACATCTTCACCATTCCTGGAAGAACTTTTCCAGTTGAAATACTATACACTAAGCAGCCAGAAAGTGACTACCTTGATGCTTCTCTAATTACAGTCTTGCAAATCCATTTGACCGAGCCTGAAGGTGATATTTTACTCTTCCTAACTGGTCAGGAAGAAATCGATTATGCATGTCAATGTCTCTATGAGAGAATGAAAGGGCTGGGTAAAAATGTTCCCGAGTTAATCATCTTACCAGTATACAGTGCCCTTCCAagtgaaatgcaatcaagaattTTTGAACCAGCCCCTCTAGGAAAGAGAAAAGTTGTTGTCGCAACCAACATTGCTGAAGCTTCGTTGACAATTGATGGTATATTCTATGTTATCGATCCTGGATTTGCCAAGCAGAATGTTTACAATCCTAAACAAGGATTGGATTCGTTGGTGATAACTCCAATTTCCCAAGCCTCAGCAAAACAGAGAGCAGGACGTGCTGGACGTACAGGACCCGGAAAGTGTTATCGTCTTTACACAGAGAGTGCATTCCACAATGAAATGCCACCCACCACAATTCCAGAAATTCAGAGGATTAATCTTGGGACAACTACTCTTAATATGAAAGCTATGGGCATTAATGATCTTCTGTCTTTCGATTTTATGGACCCTCCTTCTCCTCAAGCCCTCATATCTGCCATGGAACAACTTTACAGTCTTGGAGCTTTGGATGAAGAGGGACTTCTTACTAAATTGGGCAGGAAAATGGCCGAATTTCCTCTTGATCCCCCTTTATGTAAGATGCTTCTAGCTAGTGTCGATCTTGGTTGCAGTGATGAGATTTTAACAATAATTGCAATGATTCAAACCGGAAATATCTTCTATCGTCCAAGGGAAAAACAGGCTCAAGCGGATCAGAAAAGGGCTAAATTTTTCCAGCCGGAGGGAGATCATTTGACGTTACTTGCGGTTTATGAGGCTTGGAAAGCAAAAAACTTTTCTGGTCCGTGGTGCTTTGAAAACTTTGTTCAGTCCCGATCTTTGAGGAGGGCTCAGGATGTTAGGAAGCAACTTCTCTCCATCATGGACAA GTATAAATTGGATGTCGTGAGTGCTGGAAAGAATTTCACCAAGATTAGGAAGGCTATTACAGCAGGCTTCTTCTTCCATGCTGCCAGGAAGGATCCACAAGAGGGTTATAGGACCCTGGTGGAGAACCAACCAGTTTATATTCATCCAAGCAGTGCCCTTTTTCAAAGACAACCTGATTGGGTTATCTACCATGAGCTGGTGATGACCACAAAAGAGTATATGCGTGAGGTAACAGTCATAGATCCAAAGTGGCTTGTTGAACTGGCACCGAGATTTTTCAAGGTGTCAGATCCCACAAAGATGAGCAAGCGCAAGAGACAAGAACGGATTGAACCACTTTATGACAGATATCATGAGCCTAACTCTTGGCGCCTCAGTAAAAGGAGGGCTTGA